From the genome of Methylocystis bryophila, one region includes:
- a CDS encoding CCA tRNA nucleotidyltransferase: MKELDALLRDPRLARLFSALAVTGCETRIVGGAVRDALLGMTPQEVDLATPAHPEEVMSAARRAGFKVAPIGVHHGTVTIVVDGEPYEVTTLREDVETYGRAAKVRFGADFEQDALRRDFTVNALSLTPDGVLHDYAGGREDLAARRIRFIGDPATRIAEDYLRILRFFRFHAAIGQGSIDREGLHAAVLARGKLTILSRERVGAELLKLLAARGAPATLRIMCETGILEALLGLGLPGRLERVAAIEAAREKAPDAVLRLGALAVLISEDAERVRVSLRLSNAEHARLTRMARLCEERHGLGVPRTRQELLELMFHEGRRGALDGLALLQAESGAGGDDSSWRAAFDFVEASEPPVFPVKAADLMHRGFPPGRKLGAALKQLQDDWIRAGFPDDPLKIAELIEMETRRGLEE, encoded by the coding sequence GTGAAGGAGCTCGACGCGCTGCTGCGCGATCCGCGACTGGCGCGCCTGTTTTCGGCGCTCGCCGTGACGGGCTGCGAGACGCGGATCGTGGGCGGCGCCGTGCGCGACGCCTTGCTCGGCATGACGCCACAGGAGGTGGATCTCGCGACGCCCGCTCATCCGGAAGAGGTCATGAGCGCTGCGCGCCGCGCCGGTTTCAAGGTCGCGCCGATCGGCGTCCACCACGGCACGGTCACGATCGTCGTCGACGGCGAGCCCTACGAGGTCACGACGCTGCGCGAGGACGTCGAGACCTATGGCCGCGCCGCCAAGGTGCGCTTCGGCGCCGATTTCGAGCAGGACGCTCTGCGCCGAGATTTCACCGTCAACGCCCTGTCGCTGACGCCCGATGGCGTGCTGCATGATTATGCGGGCGGTCGCGAGGATCTTGCCGCGCGGCGCATTCGCTTCATTGGCGATCCGGCGACGCGAATCGCCGAGGATTATCTGCGCATTCTGCGCTTCTTCCGCTTTCACGCAGCGATCGGCCAGGGATCCATCGATCGCGAGGGCCTCCACGCGGCGGTCCTCGCGCGCGGAAAGCTCACGATTCTCTCGCGTGAGCGCGTCGGCGCGGAACTCCTGAAACTTCTCGCGGCGCGCGGCGCGCCGGCGACGCTGCGGATCATGTGCGAGACCGGCATTCTCGAAGCGCTGCTCGGCTTGGGCTTGCCGGGGCGGCTCGAGCGGGTCGCCGCGATCGAAGCGGCGCGAGAAAAGGCGCCGGACGCCGTTCTGCGTCTCGGCGCGCTGGCGGTCTTGATCAGTGAGGACGCCGAACGCGTACGCGTCTCGCTGCGGCTCTCCAACGCCGAGCATGCGCGGCTCACGCGGATGGCGCGCCTCTGCGAGGAACGCCACGGACTCGGAGTCCCCCGCACGCGCCAGGAGCTGCTGGAGCTCATGTTCCATGAAGGTCGGCGCGGCGCCCTGGATGGTCTCGCTTTGCTGCAAGCCGAGAGCGGCGCAGGCGGAGACGACTCAAGCTGGCGCGCGGCTTTCGATTTCGTCGAGGCTTCCGAGCCGCCGGTCTTCCCCGTGAAAGCCGCGGATCTCATGCATCGCGGCTTTCCGCCCGGCCGCAAGCTGGGAGCGGCGTTGAAGCAGCTTCAGGATGACTGGATTCGCGCGGGTTTTCCCGACGACCCGCTAAAAATCGCCGAGCTCATCGAGATGGAAACGCGGCGCGGTCTGGAAGAATGA
- a CDS encoding DUF5995 family protein, with product MSQAKTIDEVIERLTLIVEDAKAKPSRLGYFAVLYREVTIAVKQRIDQGDYFDDNVRMEKFDVNFANRYLAAYDKMQSGFKPTRCWDYAFQVTPQWWPITLQHLLLGINAHINLDLGIAAVETVGSQGLQALHPDFNRINDLLADLVGDVKEKLASVWPPLRFLNQYLGDVETGVINFSMAKARDAAWSLALELAALDQSGREQAIARRDDETLALGHAIRNPGFLLGLVTKAVRLGERGSVSQIIAVLEGEARRWSFAVSRGKPLRTLQPQSDRQLQG from the coding sequence ATGTCCCAAGCGAAGACGATTGATGAAGTCATAGAGCGGCTGACGCTGATTGTAGAAGACGCGAAAGCAAAGCCATCAAGGCTTGGCTATTTCGCGGTCCTTTACCGTGAAGTCACGATCGCCGTTAAACAGCGCATCGACCAAGGCGACTACTTCGATGACAATGTGCGCATGGAAAAATTCGATGTGAATTTTGCGAACCGCTATCTCGCGGCCTACGATAAAATGCAAAGCGGATTCAAGCCGACACGCTGTTGGGACTACGCCTTTCAGGTTACGCCGCAATGGTGGCCGATCACGTTGCAGCACCTGCTGCTGGGCATCAATGCTCACATCAATCTCGACCTCGGAATCGCGGCTGTCGAGACCGTCGGCTCGCAGGGGTTGCAGGCGCTGCACCCGGATTTCAACCGCATCAACGATCTCTTGGCCGACCTGGTTGGCGACGTGAAGGAGAAGCTGGCCTCAGTTTGGCCTCCGCTGCGGTTCTTGAACCAATATCTGGGCGACGTCGAAACCGGGGTCATCAATTTCAGCATGGCCAAGGCTCGCGACGCCGCCTGGTCGCTCGCGCTAGAACTGGCGGCGCTCGATCAGAGCGGTCGTGAGCAAGCCATCGCCCGGCGCGACGACGAGACGCTCGCTCTTGGCCACGCCATCCGCAATCCGGGCTTTCTCCTCGGTCTCGTCACCAAGGCGGTGCGCCTCGGCGAACGCGGATCCGTCTCTCAAATTATCGCTGTCCTTGAAGGCGAAGCACGGCGTTGGAGTTTTGCGGTCTCACGCGGCAAGCCGCTTCGCACCCTGCAGCCTCAATCAGACCGTCAATTACAAGGTTGA
- a CDS encoding DUF6111 family protein → MWRAFLETAFLFALPFILYAAFHLLFLRWPFVASLWTPGRISSLAIAGLALAVIGMLALGVLGPRERGAYVPAHIENGRLAPGRFE, encoded by the coding sequence ATGTGGCGCGCCTTCCTAGAAACCGCGTTTCTCTTCGCGCTTCCCTTCATTCTCTACGCCGCATTCCATCTCTTGTTCCTGCGCTGGCCCTTCGTCGCGTCGCTTTGGACGCCGGGCCGGATTTCGAGCCTCGCCATCGCCGGCCTCGCGCTCGCGGTCATCGGAATGCTGGCGCTCGGTGTTCTCGGCCCCCGCGAACGGGGCGCCTATGTCCCGGCGCACATCGAGAACGGTCGGCTCGCGCCCGGGCGTTTCGAGTGA